The DNA sequence CGGCCTGCACTACCTGCTGCGCGGTGATGCCGAGGCGGCCGTCGTCCCGCTCAACCGGCTGCTGCAGCGGCGCAGCGCGGGGCAGCCCGTGGTGGCCGTCGCGGCGGTCAACCAGCGTGCCCTGGACACCGTGCGCACCGTCGCCGCGACCGGCATCACCCGGCTGGCCGACCTCAGCGGCCGCCGGGTCGGACTCAACCCGACACCGCGCGGGCTGGCGGTGATCCGCACCCTCGTCGAGCGCGACGGGGGAGACCCGGACAGTATCGAGGTCGTCGACCTGGGCAGCCGGGAGCTGACGCTCGACGAGATCGCCGACGGCCACGTCGATGCCACCTTCGGCTCGTACTGGGTGTGGGACAACCTCCGTGACGAGGCCACCGACTCGCTGGTGTGGCACGTCGACGAACACCTCGGCGTGAGCTACCACAACTATGTCCTGGCGGTCCGCCATGACACCGCGGTGGACGACGCGGCCACGGTCCAGGCCCTGGTGGCGGCCACCGCACGCGGCTACCGGGCTGCAGCCGAGGATCCGGATTCGGCCGCGCAGCTCTACGAGACGATCACCCCGTATTTCTCCCGGCGGCTTCTGCTCGCCTCGGCGCGGGCGGTGTCGACCACGTGGCTGGTGGACGGGCGCTGGGGGACGCTGCGCGGCGAGCTCATCGGCCCCTACGCGCAATGGCTTGCGCGACAACGGATCATCCCCGACGCCGCGGTGTGGCCTTCGGTTGTGGCGACCTTCCAAGCGGCGGTGTGACCGAGATGGCCGACCTGATCTCGGTGGCAGAGCTGGCGGCGCTACGCCGGCACGGGGACGCGGACGTGGTGGTGGCAGACGCCTCGGTGGACCTGCCGAGTCCACGTTTCGACGGCGACCACCAGGCACATTCCGGACGCCCGCTGTGGGCCCAGACCCACATTCCCGGCTCGATCCACCTGGACCTGGTCGCCGAACTCCACGACCGCACCGCCGACTACCACTTCGCCGTACCCGAGCCGGCCGAGCTGGCCGCCCGGCTGGCCCGGCGGGGCATCGGCCGGAACACCACGGTGGTGGCCTACGACCGCGGCGACATGCTGTGGGCCGCCCGGTTGTGGTGGACCCTGCGCTGGATCGGCATCGACGTGCGGGTGCTCGACGGCGGCCTGCCGGCCTGGCTGTCGCAGTATCCGGTGGCATCCCGCAGCGGGCCACAGCGTGAGCCGGCCGACCCGTGGACCCCGGAGCGGGCCCTCGACGTCTGGGCCGATCAGGCGGAGGTCGCCGCGATCGCGGCGGGCCGCGCACCGGGGACCCTGGTGTGCGGGCTGGCCGCCGAGGCGTTCGCGGGTACGGTCGCGTCCCGCTACCGACGGCGCGGCCACATTCCCGGAAGTGTCAACGTCCCGGCGCGGGCCCATGTCGGCCCGGACGGGCTGTTGCTGCCCGCCGAGGCGCTGCGCAGGGCCTATGCGGGAATCTCGTCGTACCCGGTGGTCCTCTACTGCGGTGGCGGTATCTCGGCGAGCCTCAATGCGCTGGCCCTGACGGTGGCCGGCATCGCCGACATCCGCATCTACGACGGGTCGCTCGAGCAGTGGGCCGCTGATCCCGACACCGCCCTGACGGTGGCCTAGATAAACCGCGCCCCTCGGCCGAAAGGCACGAGGGGCGCGGGGCCCGCCTCACGGCGGGCCTGGAAATGACGTCTCCTTGGCTAGGAAACCCCCTCCAGTTCTTCACCGGTGACATCCACCTGCTTGATCGGGCCAGTGAACCACTTCTTGACCGAAGCGTGCCAGTAGATCCACAACAGGATCAGCACACCGCCCACCACCAGCGGGGTGTAGTTGACGAACTTCCATTCGAAGCTGGCATCCCACGGCGCACCGCTGATGGACGTCGGGAACATGGCGATGATCGAGGTGACGATGATCTCGACCAGCGCCAGCGGGGCCATCCACTTGTGGTGACCGCGCAGGTTCCACTTGCCCAGCGGGAACGAATCGCCGGCCTTCCAGCGGAAATAGATCGGGACGGCGAAGCACAGGTACAGACCGACCACGCCGATCGAGACCACCGCGAAGAAGGCGATCGGCACCGGAGCGCCGTTGATGTCGACCTCGACCAGGGCGGGCAGCGTCAGGATGGCGGCGATGCCGGCGGTGATCATCACCGCGTTGGCCGGCACCTTGTTGGCGTTGACCTTCGACCACAGCTGATGGCCGGGCACCGCGCGGTCGCGGCTGAAGGCGAACAGCATGCGCGAGGCGCTGGTCTGGCAGGCGGTGGTGCAGAACAGCTGACCGGCCGTCGAGATGAAGAGCACGATCGCCACCCACTTGGAGTCCATCGCCTGGGCGAAGATGGTGGCCACCGCGCCGCCACCCTTGGTGACGCCATCGACGTCCTGGACGGCGAACAGGAAGGTCAGCAGCAGGATCCAGCCGCCGATCGCCGAGTAGAAGATCGAGCGCCAGATACCCTTGGCAGCGCCGTCGGCGGCGCTCTTGGTCTCCTCGGAGAGGTGCGCCGAGGCGTCGTACCCGGTGATCGTGTACTGGGTCAGGATCGCCGACATCGGCAGCACGAAGATCAGGAACCCGATCCCGGAGGTCGAGCCGCCGAAGAACCCGGTGTTGTTGACCGTGGTGGCGAACACCGTCGAGAAGCTGGCGTGCTGCGCAGGGATGGCCCACAGGATGACGATCACGGCGGCAGCGCCGATGACGTGCCACCACACCGAGATGTTGTTGATGACCGCCAGCAGGTGGCTGGAGAAGATGTTGATGACCGCGACGATCACCAGGATCACCAGGAAGATGATGAAGGTGCGGGTCAGGCTGTAGCCGGCCAGCCAGCTCTCGCTGAACGTGCCCAGTGTCAGGTCCAGGAACGTCGCAGAGCCGTAGGCCACCGACGCCAGGATGGCGATCAGGCCAACCAGATTGAGCCAGCCGGTGTAGTACCCGGCCTTGGGGCCGCCGAGTTTGGCTGCCCACCAATAGATTCCGCCGGACGTCGGGTACGCCGACACCAGCTCGGACATACACAACCCGATGAACAGGATGAAGACCGACAGGATGGGCCAGCCCCAGGCGATGGCGGCCGGACCGCCGTTGTTCCAGCCGAGGCCGAACGAGGTGAAGCAACCCGCCAGGATCGAGATGATCGAGAACGAGATGGCGAAGTTGGAAAAACTGGACCAGGACCGATGTAGTTCCTGGGAGTAACCGAGGCTCGCGAGGTGTCGTTCGTCCTCGTCGAGTATTTCGTGGCCCTCTGGCACAGCGATTCTCCTTCTGATCCGTTCTGGGCGTTGCTGGCAGGGAGGCGTCGACCGGCGCCCTCTGGGTAGGGACTTTAGAGTGCTATTGGTCTGGTGTCCTACCTTTGGAGTGACGTTTATGTAAATCTGGTGGCAGGGCGCACCGGTGGATGAGCCCTAATGGTTGACTTTCCGAAACATTCATCGTCGAAGGGGACGCGCGTGACGCCTGCTGGTGGTGCCCGTCGGTCCGGGCTGCTGACTCAGGTCGACCTGGAGGCCCTGGTGGCCGCCGGGGAGATCGACACCGTGATTGTCGCCTTCGCCGACATGCAGGGCCGGCTGACCGGCAAGCGGGTCGCAGCCCGGCTGTTCGTCGAGGAGGTCGCCGCGCACGGCGCCGAGTGCTGCAACTATCTGTTGGCCGTCGATGTCGACATGAACACCGTCGACGGTTACGCCATGTCGAGCTGGGAGTCCGGCTATGGCGACATGGTGATGACCCCGGACTTCTCGACGCTGCGGTTGCTGCCCTGGCTGCCCGGCACCGCTCTGGTGATGGCCGACCTGTCGTTCGTCGACGGCGGCCCGGTGCCCGCGGCGCCGCGCAGCATCCTGCGCGCCCAGCTCGACCGGCTGGCCCAGCGTGGCCTGGAGGCCTTCGTCGGCACCGAGCTGGAATTCATGGTGTTCGACAACACCTTCCGTGAGGCGTGGGCGGCAGGCTACCGCGGCCTGACGAAATCCACCGACTACAACGTCGACTACGCCATCCACGCCTCGACCAGGATGGAGCCACTGCTGCGCGACATCCGGCTGGGTATGGACGGCGCGGGGATGTACTGCGAAGGCGTCAAGGGCGAGTGCAACTTCGGCCAGCAGGAGATCGCGTTCCGCTACGACAGTGCCCTGGTCACCTGTGACAACCACACCATCTACAAGAACGGCGCCAAGGAGATCGCCGACCAGCACGGCAAGAGCCTGACGTTCATGGCGAAATTCGATGAGCGCGAAGGCAACAGCTGTCACATCCACATCTCGCTGCGCGGCACCGACGGTAGCCCGGTGTTCGCCGACGCCGACGAGCCGCTCGGCATGTCACCGATGTTCCGCAGCTTCATCGCCGGACAGCTGGCCACGCTGCGCGAGCTGACCCTGTTCTACGCGCCGAACATCAACTCCTACAAGCGATTTGTCGAAGGCAGCTTTGCGCCCACCGCGATCGCGTGGGGGCTGGACAACCGCACCTGCGCGCTGCGGGTGGTGGGCCACGGACACTCGATGCGGATGGAATGCCGCGCCCCCGGCGGGGACGTCAACCAGTATCTGGCCGTGGCCGCCCTGGTGGCCGGTGGTCTGCACGGTATCGACCAGGGTCTGGAGCTCCCGGACGCGTTCGCCGGCAACGCCTACACCAGTGGCGCCGAGAAGCTTCCGACCACGCTGGCCGAGGCGGCCGCACTCTTCGAATCCTCCGCGGTGGCGCGGGAGGCGTTCGGCGACGAGGTCGTCGAGCACTACCTCAACAATGCCCGCGTGGAACTGGCGGCGTTCAACTCCGCGGTGACCGACTGGGAGAGGGTACGTGGTTTTGAACGCCTCTGATTCCGCTGTGACCGGGCTACGTCCGGTGATCGGCCTGACCACCTATCTGCAACAGGCGAAGTCGGGTATCTGGGACAAGCGGGCCGCCTTCCTGCCGGGCATCTACCTCGAGGGGGTGACGCTGGCCGGCGGCATCCCCGCACTGCTGCCGCCGCAACCGGTGGACGCCGACATCGCCGACCGCATCCTCGACAGGATCGACGGCCTGATCGTCACCGGCGGTAGGGACGTCGACCCGTCGTCCTACGGGCACGATCCGCACCCGACCACCGACGAGCCGGATTGCGGCCGCGATGTCTGGGAGTTCGCCCTGATCGGCGCCGCGCTGCGCAGGCGCCTGCCGGTGCTCGGCATCTGCCGCGGCGCGCAGGTACTCAACGTCGCCTTGGGCGGCACGCTGCATCAGCACCTGCCCGATATCGTCGGGCACGCCCGTCATCAGCAGGGCAACGCCGTGTTCGGTACGTCCTCGATCCGCGCCGTGGCCGGCAGCAGGCTGGCCGGACTGATCGGCGCGGACACGACTGCGCAGTGCTACCACCACCAGGCCATCGACCGCCTTGGGGACGGACTGGTGGTCAGCGCCCGAGACACCGACGGCGTGATCGAAGCCGTCGAGATGCCCGGCGACGACTTCGTGCTCGCCGTGCAGTGGCATCCCGAGGAAACCCTGGACGACCTGCGGGTGTTCGCCGGACTGGTGGACGCCGCGCGGGCATACACGACGGAGAGAGTTGACCTGTGACCGCTACTGAGCTGATCAATCCCGCCACCGAGCAGGTGTTGCGCAGCGTCGAGTTGACCGACGTCGCCGGTGTCGACGACGCGATCGCGCGGGCCAAGGTGGCCCAGAAAGCCTGGGCCGCACAGGCACCCGCCGAACGGGCCGCCGCGCTGCGGGCCTTCGCAGCGATCGTCGACACCCACGTCGGTGAACTGGCTGCCCTCGAGGTGGCGAACTCCGGGCATCCGATCGGGGCCGCGGAATGGGAGGCCGGACACGTCCGAGACGTTCTGCAGTTCTATTCGGCATCCCCGGAGCGGTTGTCCGGCAAGCAGATTCCGGTGGCCGGCGGCCTCGACGTCACGTTCAACGAGCCGATGGGCGTGATCGGGGTGATCACCCCGTGGAACTTCCCGATGCCGATCGCGGTGTGGGGGTTCG is a window from the Mycolicibacterium anyangense genome containing:
- a CDS encoding ABC transporter substrate-binding protein, encoding MSIRRIRVVNEYFHPWPNSAGFYLARAAGWYAEAGIDLEFLQPDPGVGDGLHYLLRGDAEAAVVPLNRLLQRRSAGQPVVAVAAVNQRALDTVRTVAATGITRLADLSGRRVGLNPTPRGLAVIRTLVERDGGDPDSIEVVDLGSRELTLDEIADGHVDATFGSYWVWDNLRDEATDSLVWHVDEHLGVSYHNYVLAVRHDTAVDDAATVQALVAATARGYRAAAEDPDSAAQLYETITPYFSRRLLLASARAVSTTWLVDGRWGTLRGELIGPYAQWLARQRIIPDAAVWPSVVATFQAAV
- a CDS encoding sulfurtransferase, encoding MADLISVAELAALRRHGDADVVVADASVDLPSPRFDGDHQAHSGRPLWAQTHIPGSIHLDLVAELHDRTADYHFAVPEPAELAARLARRGIGRNTTVVAYDRGDMLWAARLWWTLRWIGIDVRVLDGGLPAWLSQYPVASRSGPQREPADPWTPERALDVWADQAEVAAIAAGRAPGTLVCGLAAEAFAGTVASRYRRRGHIPGSVNVPARAHVGPDGLLLPAEALRRAYAGISSYPVVLYCGGGISASLNALALTVAGIADIRIYDGSLEQWAADPDTALTVA
- a CDS encoding amino acid permease, producing MPEGHEILDEDERHLASLGYSQELHRSWSSFSNFAISFSIISILAGCFTSFGLGWNNGGPAAIAWGWPILSVFILFIGLCMSELVSAYPTSGGIYWWAAKLGGPKAGYYTGWLNLVGLIAILASVAYGSATFLDLTLGTFSESWLAGYSLTRTFIIFLVILVIVAVINIFSSHLLAVINNISVWWHVIGAAAVIVILWAIPAQHASFSTVFATTVNNTGFFGGSTSGIGFLIFVLPMSAILTQYTITGYDASAHLSEETKSAADGAAKGIWRSIFYSAIGGWILLLTFLFAVQDVDGVTKGGGAVATIFAQAMDSKWVAIVLFISTAGQLFCTTACQTSASRMLFAFSRDRAVPGHQLWSKVNANKVPANAVMITAGIAAILTLPALVEVDINGAPVPIAFFAVVSIGVVGLYLCFAVPIYFRWKAGDSFPLGKWNLRGHHKWMAPLALVEIIVTSIIAMFPTSISGAPWDASFEWKFVNYTPLVVGGVLILLWIYWHASVKKWFTGPIKQVDVTGEELEGVS
- a CDS encoding glutamine synthetase family protein, whose protein sequence is MTPAGGARRSGLLTQVDLEALVAAGEIDTVIVAFADMQGRLTGKRVAARLFVEEVAAHGAECCNYLLAVDVDMNTVDGYAMSSWESGYGDMVMTPDFSTLRLLPWLPGTALVMADLSFVDGGPVPAAPRSILRAQLDRLAQRGLEAFVGTELEFMVFDNTFREAWAAGYRGLTKSTDYNVDYAIHASTRMEPLLRDIRLGMDGAGMYCEGVKGECNFGQQEIAFRYDSALVTCDNHTIYKNGAKEIADQHGKSLTFMAKFDEREGNSCHIHISLRGTDGSPVFADADEPLGMSPMFRSFIAGQLATLRELTLFYAPNINSYKRFVEGSFAPTAIAWGLDNRTCALRVVGHGHSMRMECRAPGGDVNQYLAVAALVAGGLHGIDQGLELPDAFAGNAYTSGAEKLPTTLAEAAALFESSAVAREAFGDEVVEHYLNNARVELAAFNSAVTDWERVRGFERL
- a CDS encoding gamma-glutamyl-gamma-aminobutyrate hydrolase family protein — encoded protein: MTGLRPVIGLTTYLQQAKSGIWDKRAAFLPGIYLEGVTLAGGIPALLPPQPVDADIADRILDRIDGLIVTGGRDVDPSSYGHDPHPTTDEPDCGRDVWEFALIGAALRRRLPVLGICRGAQVLNVALGGTLHQHLPDIVGHARHQQGNAVFGTSSIRAVAGSRLAGLIGADTTAQCYHHQAIDRLGDGLVVSARDTDGVIEAVEMPGDDFVLAVQWHPEETLDDLRVFAGLVDAARAYTTERVDL